The following are encoded in a window of Gramella sp. MT6 genomic DNA:
- a CDS encoding SOS response-associated peptidase codes for MCYRTKLNSKLSSLEKSLDARFIEPEKYKPQDEINAFSFAETPVITDENPGEINIYHWGLIPFWAKDDNIKKRTLNSKIETASEKPAFRNSVNNRCLVIADGYYEWQWLDSKGKEKQKFLIQPVDQEIFSFAGIYSSWKNPQTNELVNSYSILTTEANELMNEIHNNKKRMPVVLKNKDMAAWLAGDDLEKFAFPYEVELKAKPVS; via the coding sequence ATGTGTTACCGTACAAAACTCAATTCTAAACTCTCGTCGCTGGAAAAATCTCTGGATGCCCGGTTTATCGAACCTGAGAAATACAAACCTCAGGATGAGATCAATGCATTTAGTTTTGCGGAAACTCCAGTGATCACAGATGAAAATCCCGGGGAGATAAATATTTACCACTGGGGCCTTATTCCTTTCTGGGCCAAGGATGATAATATCAAAAAAAGGACCCTGAATTCCAAGATAGAGACCGCCAGTGAAAAACCGGCTTTCCGGAATTCAGTGAATAATCGTTGCCTGGTGATTGCAGATGGTTATTATGAATGGCAATGGCTGGACTCTAAAGGAAAAGAAAAGCAGAAATTTCTCATTCAACCGGTAGATCAGGAAATATTCTCTTTTGCAGGGATCTACTCCTCGTGGAAAAATCCGCAGACCAATGAACTGGTGAACTCCTACTCTATTCTCACCACCGAAGCCAATGAACTTATGAATGAGATACATAATAACAAAAAACGGATGCCGGTTGTGCTCAAAAATAAAGATATGGCAGCCTGGCTTGCTGGAGATGACCTTGAGAAGTTCGCTTTCCCTTATGAGGTGGAATTAAAAGCCAAACCGGTATCATAG
- a CDS encoding SDR family oxidoreductase, which produces MDFGLKNKIAFVGASSQGLGKSVAMELAFEGAKVIINGRDKETLEKTKNEIASASNTVVMAVAGDLSIAQDRKRIVAEIKDKFSHIDILVTNTGGPPSGKFENFEQEDWDKAYQLLLGSAVSIMRSFIPGMKEQNWGRIISITSQAVKQPVENLILSNSVRASVVGLMKTLAGELGEYNITVNNVMPGYTNTNRLKSLINKNPEMEEAKKDIPLRRFGEPKEFAAAVTFLASERASYITGVSLAVDGGWIKNIL; this is translated from the coding sequence ATGGATTTTGGATTAAAGAATAAAATAGCCTTTGTTGGAGCATCCAGTCAGGGGCTAGGGAAAAGTGTGGCTATGGAACTCGCGTTTGAAGGTGCAAAAGTGATCATCAATGGCCGTGATAAAGAAACGCTTGAAAAAACGAAAAATGAGATCGCTTCAGCCAGTAATACCGTAGTGATGGCAGTTGCCGGTGACCTTTCAATTGCCCAAGACAGAAAAAGAATTGTAGCTGAAATAAAAGACAAATTCAGTCATATTGATATTCTTGTAACCAATACCGGCGGGCCACCTTCAGGTAAATTTGAAAACTTCGAACAGGAAGACTGGGATAAAGCCTATCAGTTACTGTTAGGCAGCGCGGTGTCGATCATGCGAAGTTTTATTCCCGGAATGAAAGAACAAAACTGGGGACGTATAATCAGTATCACTTCACAGGCGGTTAAGCAGCCGGTAGAGAATCTTATTTTATCTAATTCTGTAAGGGCTTCTGTAGTTGGATTAATGAAAACTTTGGCAGGTGAACTGGGAGAATATAATATCACGGTAAATAATGTGATGCCCGGTTATACCAACACCAACCGATTGAAGAGTCTGATCAATAAAAACCCGGAAATGGAAGAAGCGAAAAAGGATATTCCCTTGCGACGTTTTGGGGAACCCAAAGAATTTGCTGCTGCGGTCACTTTTCTAGCTAGTGAAAGAGCCAGTTATATTACGGGAGTTTCCCTTGCGGTTGATGGGGGCTGGATCAAAAATATTTTATAA
- a CDS encoding cupin domain-containing protein — MIKKLNWDTIPVEKVTDKMERQLVYGEKVMVAKMKFKDGFLVPLHSHINEQVTNVLSETIRFWFGKNKEETIDLNAGDVIVIPADLPHEALMIGDVEEIDTWAPIREDWLDGTDNYLRNNS; from the coding sequence ATGATCAAAAAACTGAACTGGGATACCATTCCCGTTGAAAAGGTTACCGATAAAATGGAACGCCAGCTGGTCTATGGCGAAAAAGTTATGGTGGCAAAAATGAAATTCAAAGACGGGTTTTTAGTGCCGCTACACAGCCACATCAATGAACAGGTGACCAATGTGCTTTCGGAAACCATTCGCTTCTGGTTTGGTAAAAATAAAGAGGAAACAATAGACCTTAATGCCGGGGATGTTATCGTGATCCCGGCAGATCTTCCTCATGAAGCGCTTATGATTGGAGACGTAGAGGAAATTGACACCTGGGCGCCCATACGCGAAGACTGGCTTGACGGAACAGATAATTACCTAAGAAACAACTCATAG
- a CDS encoding EamA family transporter, which translates to MTKKAIYGVVICALIAGTNGIFIKEMTSMSTGMIAWFRTAVPALFLLPAVWHKGGIELKGNYRHMLIVSFLNAGRMFLYLLAYKYTSIGNAVVLFYSYPLFVTGIESLYYKHPIQNKQWFFLFLAFTGIVLTYAGKPFSFQSDDFIGMLAALGAAIGYAVTVIMFKKETHNYSQNQLIIYQNIAGAIIFLPFLTGLPSTEIGHMGTGLVYGIVIGVVVFKLFFYGLKFLPAATATSLMYLEVVSAILLGYFLLDETLSWNTYVGGAFILISSFFISRMNRKQAQLQAESV; encoded by the coding sequence ATGACGAAAAAAGCGATCTACGGGGTGGTCATTTGTGCACTGATTGCCGGTACAAATGGTATTTTCATAAAGGAGATGACCAGCATGTCTACTGGTATGATCGCCTGGTTTAGAACAGCAGTTCCTGCGCTTTTTTTATTGCCAGCAGTATGGCATAAGGGCGGGATTGAATTAAAAGGAAATTATCGTCACATGCTTATCGTGTCTTTTTTAAACGCTGGGCGTATGTTCCTATATCTCTTGGCTTATAAATATACTTCCATTGGTAATGCGGTCGTGCTCTTCTATTCATATCCATTATTTGTAACCGGCATAGAAAGCCTGTATTATAAACACCCAATACAAAATAAACAATGGTTCTTTTTATTTCTGGCTTTCACAGGAATTGTGCTTACCTATGCCGGAAAGCCTTTTAGTTTCCAGTCTGATGACTTTATAGGAATGCTTGCAGCTTTGGGAGCTGCTATCGGTTATGCGGTAACCGTGATCATGTTTAAAAAGGAAACGCATAATTATAGTCAGAATCAGCTCATTATTTATCAGAATATTGCAGGGGCAATTATCTTTCTACCCTTTTTAACCGGACTTCCATCTACCGAAATTGGTCATATGGGAACAGGGCTTGTTTATGGGATCGTTATTGGGGTGGTGGTTTTTAAACTGTTCTTCTACGGACTCAAATTTCTTCCAGCAGCAACCGCCACATCCCTTATGTATCTTGAGGTTGTAAGCGCTATTTTATTAGGGTATTTTCTATTGGACGAAACACTAAGCTGGAATACTTATGTGGGTGGAGCCTTTATTTTAATAAGCAGTTTCTTTATTTCCAGAATGAACAGGAAACAAGCACAACTTCAGGCAGAATCGGTTTAA
- a CDS encoding PepSY-like domain-containing protein: MRRVSILLVALLTVGLLSCQEKKDTKKEKNEVPEVVQRTFQNKYPVENDPDWEKDDHGNWESHFKIDGEKYRADFNADGSWIETENSIKKENLPDAIKKKIEEEYPDRKITEVEHVNSAKEGEFYDVEFKQKGKNMDVVFKEDGSVMKIERQRKN, translated from the coding sequence ATGAGAAGAGTTTCGATTTTATTGGTAGCATTACTAACGGTTGGATTGCTGAGCTGCCAGGAGAAAAAGGACACTAAGAAAGAGAAGAACGAAGTACCGGAAGTGGTTCAAAGGACTTTTCAGAATAAATATCCTGTAGAGAATGATCCAGACTGGGAAAAAGATGATCACGGCAACTGGGAATCACATTTCAAAATTGATGGCGAAAAATACAGAGCTGATTTTAATGCTGACGGATCCTGGATAGAAACCGAAAATAGCATTAAAAAAGAGAACCTTCCCGACGCTATTAAGAAAAAAATTGAAGAGGAATATCCCGATAGAAAAATTACCGAAGTCGAACACGTGAATAGTGCGAAAGAAGGCGAATTCTATGATGTGGAATTCAAACAGAAAGGGAAAAATATGGATGTTGTTTTCAAAGAAGATGGATCAGTAATGAAAATTGAAAGACAACGTAAAAATTAA
- a CDS encoding GNAT family N-acetyltransferase, with the protein MIRIERTNSDDTDFIKLVKELDEYLAVKDGDEHDFYDQFNKLDRIKHVVVLYKEKDPVACGAIKEYTEGVMEIKRMYVKPEERNKGYASKILRILELWALELGYEKCILETGTRQTEAIGLYQRNNYKLTRNYAPYDQMENSRCFEKVLKRNLG; encoded by the coding sequence ATGATCAGGATAGAAAGAACGAACTCAGACGATACAGATTTTATAAAACTGGTGAAGGAACTGGATGAATATCTTGCTGTAAAAGATGGTGATGAGCATGATTTCTATGATCAATTCAATAAACTGGACAGGATAAAGCATGTAGTAGTTCTATACAAGGAAAAGGATCCGGTAGCCTGCGGAGCGATCAAGGAATATACAGAAGGCGTCATGGAAATTAAAAGAATGTATGTGAAACCTGAAGAACGCAATAAAGGTTATGCCAGCAAAATACTTCGAATATTAGAGCTTTGGGCACTGGAATTAGGTTATGAAAAATGTATACTCGAAACAGGCACCAGGCAAACAGAAGCTATTGGTCTTTACCAAAGAAATAATTATAAACTTACTCGGAATTATGCCCCTTATGATCAAATGGAAAATAGCCGGTGTTTTGAGAAAGTGCTAAAAAGGAATTTAGGTTAA
- a CDS encoding adenylate/guanylate cyclase domain-containing protein, whose protein sequence is MLKAYSLTIGLFCILGISVYAQDQKQADSLILIYEKGTNNDLEVLKQIAEYETDPQKAIIYSDILITKALKEASNQYAHSGYLQKGYHLQSLGNYTEALKAFFKSEEQAVLAGDELGKSAVLISIADTYSEMGNSKNAKSYYKRGLREVREINDSMVLATTLLNAGDEYLKTKQYDSALIYFEESGLIFKELNVPIGLAYNYGNSGMVYAEQGKDELAEKRISEAIDILKKLEDYSPISVYLNYMSDIYFRKNKLDKAFSYAEQSLGLAERYNLKKQISEAHLQLSELNKNRGDYKNAFNNYENFVLYRDSINNLETVQEMARLRTDYEVSQKQVQLDLVEQQRKTQKAVLIGIAIALLLIAILAIGLFRRNKFISRTKAIIEKEKNRSEKLLLNILPKDTAMELRDSGKVVAKKFDSVSVLFGDFVGFTSYSERLSPEEVVDSVDFYFSKFDEIVEKYGLEKIKTLGDCYMCAGGLPFPSQDHAQRIVMAAFEMTEFVRSSKARSEIEYKELNFDLKIGINSGPVVAGVVGTKKFAYDIWGDTVNIASRMESHSEPGKINISEKTCELIDRDFECEYRGEFEVKNKGFMKMYFVKKANEDYLRKFKELSSNKMQTEHSLANNI, encoded by the coding sequence ATGCTTAAAGCCTATTCCCTAACAATAGGCTTGTTTTGTATTTTGGGCATTTCTGTCTATGCGCAGGATCAAAAACAAGCTGATAGTCTCATTTTAATATATGAAAAAGGGACAAATAATGACCTTGAGGTTTTAAAACAAATTGCTGAATATGAAACCGATCCTCAAAAAGCAATTATTTACTCAGATATTCTTATAACGAAAGCTTTAAAAGAAGCCAGCAATCAATATGCTCATTCCGGATATCTGCAAAAGGGTTATCATCTGCAGTCATTGGGTAATTATACCGAAGCACTCAAAGCTTTCTTTAAAAGCGAAGAACAGGCGGTTTTAGCCGGAGATGAACTAGGTAAATCTGCAGTTTTAATTTCTATAGCTGACACCTATTCAGAAATGGGGAATTCAAAGAATGCGAAATCCTATTATAAAAGGGGCTTAAGAGAAGTTAGAGAGATCAATGACTCTATGGTTCTTGCTACAACCCTTCTAAATGCAGGAGATGAATATTTAAAAACAAAACAGTATGATAGCGCACTGATATACTTCGAAGAGTCTGGTTTGATCTTCAAAGAACTAAATGTCCCAATTGGCCTTGCTTACAATTATGGAAATTCAGGAATGGTATATGCAGAGCAGGGAAAAGATGAGCTGGCAGAGAAAAGAATCTCTGAAGCGATCGATATCTTAAAAAAACTGGAGGATTATTCTCCAATATCGGTTTATCTCAATTATATGTCTGATATCTATTTCAGGAAAAATAAATTAGATAAGGCATTCTCATACGCCGAACAAAGTCTTGGTCTCGCAGAGCGATATAATTTAAAAAAGCAGATAAGCGAAGCTCATCTTCAGTTATCCGAGCTCAATAAAAATAGGGGAGATTATAAAAATGCCTTTAATAACTATGAGAACTTTGTTCTTTACAGGGATAGTATCAATAACCTCGAAACTGTGCAGGAAATGGCCCGTTTAAGAACAGATTACGAAGTTTCTCAGAAACAGGTTCAGCTGGACCTGGTAGAACAACAAAGAAAAACTCAGAAAGCCGTTTTAATTGGTATTGCTATTGCCTTATTACTTATTGCAATTCTGGCTATTGGACTTTTCAGGCGCAATAAATTCATATCCAGGACCAAAGCGATCATAGAAAAAGAGAAAAACCGGTCAGAAAAATTATTGTTGAATATTCTACCTAAAGACACAGCTATGGAATTAAGGGATTCTGGAAAAGTGGTAGCGAAAAAATTTGACTCCGTAAGTGTTCTATTTGGCGATTTTGTAGGTTTTACCAGCTATTCAGAAAGGCTTAGTCCAGAAGAAGTTGTAGATTCGGTAGATTTTTATTTTTCAAAATTCGATGAGATCGTTGAGAAATATGGCCTTGAAAAAATAAAGACCCTTGGCGATTGTTATATGTGCGCTGGTGGATTACCGTTTCCTTCTCAAGACCACGCTCAAAGAATTGTGATGGCTGCATTCGAAATGACAGAATTTGTTAGATCCTCCAAAGCAAGGTCTGAAATTGAATATAAAGAATTAAATTTTGATCTCAAAATTGGCATTAATTCGGGACCAGTAGTGGCCGGAGTAGTGGGGACCAAGAAATTTGCCTATGACATTTGGGGAGATACTGTAAATATCGCTTCCAGAATGGAGTCGCATTCAGAACCAGGAAAGATCAACATTTCAGAGAAAACCTGTGAGCTAATAGATAGAGATTTTGAATGCGAATACAGGGGGGAATTTGAAGTCAAGAACAAGGGCTTTATGAAAATGTATTTTGTGAAAAAAGCAAATGAAGATTATCTCAGGAAATTTAAAGAATTATCATCTAATAAGATGCAAACTGAACATTCATTAGCCAATAATATATAA
- a CDS encoding elongation factor G — translation MKVYDDKHIKNVVFVGAHNSGKTTLAETMLFEANLINRRGSVENKNTVSDYHEIEQEKGNSVYATPLHTEWRNYKINIIDTPGLDDFIGEVISSIKVADTILTIINGQQGVEVGTEIIWNYIDRYRKPTLFVINQIDHPAFNFEESLKSISNLVGNNTVQIQYPVMIDGAHCIIDILKMRMYKFPPQGGKPEKLEIPKDQKEKADFLHNELVEKAAENDEELMELFFDKGSLDENEMRKGIKAGMMNHELFPVFCVSALNDMGSGRLMGFIDNVAPAATDMDAEQSMDGKELIPEKEAPTALFVFKTVHQPNLGQVTFFKVKRGEVKLNDKLVNSRTGETETLNQLFIMDGKERIPVSRLTVGDIGATLKLKDTETNDTLSEVGSELSIKPIKYPQPRYHKAISAINNKDEEKLSEALKKIHSQDPTVEISYSKEGRQLIIACQGELHLAILEWILLNIYGVEVSFQKPKIAFRETIQRSANANYRHKKQSGGSGQFAQVHMKIEPWFEGITEPEGFNIRGKEEIDLPWGGKLVFYNCIVGGAIDQRYLPSILKGILEVMEEGPLTGSYCRDVRVMVYDGKMHSVDSNDISFKIAGAHAFKEAFLHANPKLLEPTVELTVKVPEEMVGNVMTDLQSRRAIIQGIESDGNYQVLKCVAPEAELHGYSTDLRSLTQGRATFTSIFSSYQPVPVNVQKELVNLEI, via the coding sequence ATGAAAGTATATGATGATAAGCACATTAAAAATGTGGTCTTTGTAGGTGCCCATAACAGTGGCAAGACCACCCTGGCCGAAACCATGTTATTCGAAGCTAACCTCATTAATAGGAGAGGAAGTGTAGAGAATAAGAACACAGTTTCAGATTATCACGAAATTGAACAGGAGAAAGGGAATTCTGTTTATGCAACTCCTTTGCATACCGAATGGCGGAACTATAAGATCAATATAATCGATACACCTGGTCTCGATGATTTTATAGGAGAAGTTATAAGCTCAATTAAAGTCGCAGATACCATATTGACCATTATCAATGGGCAACAAGGAGTGGAAGTGGGCACAGAGATCATCTGGAACTATATAGACCGGTATCGCAAGCCAACCTTATTCGTTATTAATCAAATAGACCATCCGGCCTTCAATTTTGAAGAAAGTTTAAAAAGCATTTCTAATCTGGTTGGAAATAATACCGTTCAGATTCAGTATCCGGTGATGATAGATGGAGCACATTGTATCATCGATATTTTGAAAATGAGGATGTATAAATTTCCGCCGCAAGGAGGAAAGCCCGAAAAGTTAGAGATACCAAAAGATCAAAAAGAGAAGGCAGATTTCTTACATAACGAGCTGGTGGAAAAAGCTGCTGAAAATGATGAAGAGCTTATGGAGCTATTTTTCGATAAGGGCAGCCTCGATGAAAATGAAATGAGAAAAGGGATAAAAGCCGGGATGATGAATCATGAGTTATTCCCGGTTTTTTGTGTATCTGCACTTAATGATATGGGCAGCGGAAGGTTGATGGGGTTCATAGATAATGTAGCACCGGCAGCTACAGATATGGATGCGGAGCAAAGTATGGATGGAAAAGAATTAATTCCTGAAAAAGAGGCCCCAACAGCATTATTCGTTTTTAAAACAGTTCATCAGCCTAATTTGGGTCAGGTTACTTTTTTCAAAGTTAAAAGAGGAGAAGTTAAATTGAATGATAAACTGGTCAATTCCCGTACCGGGGAAACTGAAACTTTGAACCAGCTTTTTATCATGGATGGAAAAGAGCGTATTCCTGTTTCAAGGCTTACCGTTGGCGATATTGGAGCCACCTTGAAATTGAAAGATACCGAAACCAATGACACCTTATCTGAAGTAGGGAGTGAGTTATCTATTAAACCTATTAAATATCCACAACCCAGGTATCACAAGGCTATTTCTGCTATAAATAATAAAGATGAGGAGAAATTAAGTGAAGCTTTGAAGAAGATCCATAGTCAGGATCCAACTGTAGAGATATCCTATTCCAAAGAGGGAAGACAGTTGATCATAGCCTGCCAGGGTGAGCTTCATTTGGCGATATTGGAATGGATTTTACTTAATATTTACGGAGTTGAAGTAAGTTTTCAAAAGCCGAAAATAGCCTTCAGAGAAACTATTCAACGCTCTGCCAATGCAAATTACAGGCATAAAAAGCAATCTGGAGGCTCGGGTCAATTCGCTCAGGTACACATGAAGATTGAACCATGGTTCGAAGGTATTACTGAGCCTGAAGGCTTTAATATAAGAGGAAAAGAAGAGATAGACCTTCCATGGGGCGGAAAACTGGTATTTTATAATTGTATTGTTGGAGGTGCGATAGATCAGCGATATTTACCATCTATTCTGAAAGGAATTCTTGAAGTAATGGAGGAGGGGCCTTTAACGGGTTCTTATTGTCGTGACGTTCGGGTTATGGTTTATGATGGCAAAATGCATTCGGTAGATTCCAACGATATTTCCTTCAAGATCGCGGGAGCACATGCATTTAAAGAAGCTTTTCTCCATGCAAATCCAAAACTATTAGAGCCAACTGTAGAACTAACAGTAAAAGTACCCGAAGAAATGGTTGGGAATGTAATGACAGATTTACAATCAAGGCGGGCAATAATACAGGGAATTGAAAGTGATGGTAATTACCAGGTCTTGAAATGTGTAGCTCCAGAGGCAGAACTTCATGGCTATTCTACAGATCTAAGGTCCCTCACGCAGGGAAGGGCGACTTTCACCTCTATTTTTTCATCATATCAACCAGTTCCGGTAAATGTCCAGAAAGAATTAGTTAATCTTGAAATTTAA
- a CDS encoding AI-2E family transporter has product MITKKKLLLYGTALILGTYFLFLGLTKAKGFFAPLLTAVILSLVVLPLSQLMEKKMKRPLAAILNSLILFIISVGLMALVSYQIRSFAEDWPQIEETMTPKIEQFKAFALKHTPLDQEDIKEAKNNSSEMGSGTGDRIKAFMSGLSSFLANYLLTFVYVFFLLNYRQIFKDFLMRMFPDEERDTVKTIITKSAKVAPQYLLGKLILMGLLAVLYSIGLGISGVNNFILVSVIAAVLTLIPYVGNVIGFTMAVAFGFLTSGDTTVLIGIALTFTVTQFVESYVLQPYVVGERVDVHPFFVIVAVILGNMVWGIIGMILAIPIMGIVTVVLLNINELKPFGILFSKKEFSE; this is encoded by the coding sequence ATGATAACCAAAAAAAAACTGCTGCTTTACGGCACAGCTCTAATTTTAGGCACATATTTTTTATTTCTTGGCCTTACCAAAGCTAAAGGGTTTTTTGCGCCCTTATTAACGGCTGTTATTTTAAGTCTAGTGGTATTACCTCTTTCACAATTAATGGAAAAGAAAATGAAAAGGCCACTGGCTGCCATTTTAAATAGCCTGATCCTTTTTATTATTTCTGTAGGACTTATGGCTCTGGTGTCATATCAAATAAGGTCTTTTGCAGAAGACTGGCCACAGATCGAGGAAACCATGACTCCTAAGATCGAACAATTTAAGGCCTTCGCCTTAAAACACACGCCGTTGGATCAGGAAGATATTAAGGAAGCGAAGAATAATTCTTCTGAAATGGGTTCCGGGACCGGGGATAGGATAAAAGCATTCATGAGTGGGCTTTCCAGCTTTCTAGCCAATTATCTGCTAACTTTTGTATATGTATTCTTCCTTCTAAATTACCGGCAAATTTTCAAGGATTTTCTAATGAGGATGTTTCCAGACGAGGAACGCGATACAGTAAAAACCATAATTACGAAATCGGCTAAAGTAGCTCCCCAATATTTACTCGGAAAACTAATCTTAATGGGCTTGCTTGCAGTTCTATACTCCATAGGCCTTGGAATTTCAGGAGTTAACAATTTTATCCTGGTGAGTGTGATAGCTGCAGTATTAACGCTCATTCCATATGTTGGTAATGTGATTGGGTTCACGATGGCAGTGGCATTTGGATTTCTTACTTCAGGTGATACTACCGTATTAATTGGGATTGCACTTACTTTTACCGTAACCCAATTTGTAGAAAGTTATGTTTTGCAACCCTATGTAGTAGGGGAAAGGGTAGATGTACATCCATTCTTTGTAATTGTAGCCGTTATTCTGGGAAATATGGTTTGGGGAATTATAGGAATGATCCTGGCAATCCCTATCATGGGAATAGTTACGGTTGTTCTTTTGAATATCAATGAATTAAAACCGTTCGGTATTTTATTCAGTAAAAAGGAATTTTCCGAATAG
- a CDS encoding cold-shock protein, with protein sequence MQEGKVKFFNNTKGFGFIQAEGSNEDIFVHSSGLIDDIREDDKVQFETEQGKKGLNAINVELID encoded by the coding sequence ATGCAAGAAGGTAAAGTAAAGTTTTTCAACAATACAAAAGGATTTGGTTTTATTCAGGCTGAAGGATCTAACGAAGATATCTTCGTACACTCAAGTGGTCTAATTGACGATATCCGTGAAGACGATAAAGTTCAGTTCGAAACTGAGCAAGGAAAAAAAGGATTAAACGCAATTAACGTTGAGCTTATCGACTAA
- a CDS encoding cold-shock protein — protein MQEGKVKFFNNTKGFGFIKADDSNEDIFVHSSGLIDEIREDDRVQFEVEQGKKGLNAVNVEVID, from the coding sequence ATGCAAGAAGGTAAAGTAAAGTTTTTCAATAATACCAAAGGATTTGGTTTTATTAAAGCTGACGATTCAAACGAAGACATCTTTGTACACTCAAGTGGTCTAATCGACGAAATTCGTGAAGATGACAGAGTTCAGTTCGAAGTAGAGCAAGGCAAAAAAGGCCTTAACGCTGTGAACGTAGAAGTTATAGACTAA
- a CDS encoding cold-shock protein — protein MQEGKVKFFNNTKGFGFIKADDSNEDIFVHSSGLIDEIREDDRVQFEVEQGKKGLNAVNVEVID, from the coding sequence ATGCAAGAAGGTAAAGTAAAGTTTTTCAATAATACCAAAGGATTTGGTTTTATTAAAGCTGACGATTCAAACGAGGACATCTTTGTACACTCAAGTGGTCTAATCGACGAAATTCGTGAAGACGATAGAGTACAGTTCGAAGTTGAGCAAGGTAAAAAAGGCCTTAACGCCGTAAACGTTGAAGTAATTGACTAA
- a CDS encoding acyl-CoA desaturase, protein MLLVFITPLVIINTGIVSSVWLIFALYITSGFGMAGIGMGIMHDAIHNSYSKNQKVNQYLGYTLNLIGANASIWKIQHNVLHHTFTNIEEADDDINPPFFLRFTPHTKRYMIHKFQHIYSWFFYGLSTVSWVTAKDFIRMARFKKMGFFKGGKAFNKELAKVIGWKVVSFGFVLVLPIIMAPVAWWIVVLAFISMHFVTGLLITTVFQLAHIVPTTEYPLPNEEGIVEGDWASHQLFTTSNFSPKSRLFSWFIGGLNYQIEHHLLPNICHVHYRKISHIVAQTAKEYGLPYHNKHSFVSAVGEHFKMLRQLGRMDNLRAG, encoded by the coding sequence ATGTTATTGGTGTTCATTACTCCTTTAGTGATTATCAATACTGGGATAGTTTCCAGTGTATGGTTGATCTTTGCTTTATATATAACCAGTGGTTTTGGGATGGCTGGAATTGGAATGGGCATCATGCATGATGCGATCCATAATTCTTACTCTAAAAATCAAAAAGTAAATCAATACTTAGGATATACTTTGAACCTGATTGGAGCAAATGCAAGTATCTGGAAAATACAGCATAATGTACTTCATCATACCTTCACTAATATAGAAGAGGCAGATGATGATATAAATCCTCCATTCTTTTTAAGATTTACACCACATACCAAAAGGTATATGATCCATAAATTCCAACATATCTATTCCTGGTTCTTCTATGGTCTGTCTACAGTATCATGGGTTACTGCGAAAGATTTTATTAGAATGGCACGATTTAAAAAAATGGGATTCTTTAAAGGAGGAAAAGCTTTTAATAAAGAGCTGGCTAAGGTTATTGGATGGAAAGTCGTTTCTTTTGGATTCGTATTAGTACTGCCAATTATTATGGCTCCTGTAGCGTGGTGGATAGTAGTGCTTGCATTTATTAGTATGCATTTTGTAACTGGACTTCTTATCACAACTGTATTTCAGCTGGCGCATATAGTACCTACCACCGAATATCCTTTGCCAAATGAAGAAGGAATAGTAGAAGGGGACTGGGCGAGTCATCAACTTTTTACAACAAGTAATTTTTCACCAAAAAGCAGGTTATTTTCCTGGTTCATTGGAGGATTAAATTACCAGATAGAACATCATTTATTACCAAATATCTGTCATGTTCATTATAGAAAAATATCACATATCGTAGCACAAACCGCAAAAGAATACGGTTTGCCTTACCATAATAAACACAGCTTTGTCTCGGCAGTTGGAGAGCATTTCAAAATGCTTCGCCAGTTAGGAAGGATGGATAATCTTAGAGCAGGTTAA